A section of the Elizabethkingia anophelis R26 genome encodes:
- a CDS encoding YeiH family protein: MKQAKLLQKILFFVLLIFCVTPFVEPPLALILGFVVSFFIGHPYIKHNSFAAKYLLQFSVVGLGFGMNLTEAIKVGKEGLIFTVASIFFTLIVGLIIGRYLKINKSTSTLISGGTAICGGSAIAALAPVINAKDEDISVAMACIFILNALALLIFPVIGHQLNMSQDQFGLWSAIAIHDTSSVIGSAQKYGEEALKIATTVKLERALWIIPVSILLSVLNKGSVKKIKIPYFILGFIGAILLAYYFPQIRPFGEIMVFTAKKALNITLFLIASGLSISSIKKVGVKPLVQGVLLWIFISVGSLLVIMEVA; encoded by the coding sequence ATGAAACAAGCAAAACTACTTCAGAAAATACTATTCTTTGTATTGCTTATCTTTTGTGTTACACCATTTGTGGAACCACCATTAGCTTTAATATTAGGATTCGTGGTAAGCTTTTTTATCGGGCATCCTTATATAAAGCATAATTCTTTTGCTGCTAAGTATCTGTTGCAATTTTCAGTTGTAGGACTTGGTTTTGGGATGAACCTTACAGAAGCTATAAAAGTAGGGAAGGAGGGATTAATATTCACTGTAGCTTCAATATTTTTCACTTTAATCGTTGGCCTTATTATAGGGCGATATCTGAAGATTAATAAATCTACGAGTACATTAATTTCCGGCGGAACAGCTATTTGTGGTGGTAGCGCTATTGCGGCACTGGCTCCGGTTATTAATGCTAAAGATGAGGACATCTCAGTAGCTATGGCCTGTATTTTTATTCTGAATGCATTGGCCTTACTTATCTTTCCGGTTATAGGCCATCAGCTGAATATGAGTCAGGATCAGTTTGGATTATGGTCTGCTATTGCGATACATGATACAAGTTCAGTTATTGGATCTGCTCAGAAATATGGAGAGGAAGCACTGAAAATAGCTACTACTGTAAAACTGGAACGTGCTTTATGGATTATTCCGGTATCGATTTTATTGTCAGTACTGAATAAAGGTTCTGTGAAAAAAATCAAAATACCATACTTTATTCTGGGATTTATTGGTGCTATTTTATTGGCATATTATTTCCCCCAGATCAGACCTTTTGGTGAAATAATGGTTTTCACAGCGAAGAAAGCACTAAATATTACTTTATTCTTAATAGCATCCGGACTAAGTATAAGCTCAATAAAAAAAGTTGGTGTAAAACCTTTAGTACAGGGGGTACTACTCTGGATATTTATCTCAGTAGGCTCTTTGTTGGTAATAATGGAAGTAGCGTAG
- a CDS encoding DKNYY domain-containing protein, with product MKNADVNSFEVLNYCFAKDRHFVWCLGGEFRPYDIETFEVCDDGFNKNLMHQTFYFSDGSSADGTTQISSGYAKDKYQVYCYDHTGKVKILKGADPKTFVSCNNGKFAKDSRYIYYYFHQIKKADPKTWKLLDLEEGYSCDAKHAFRFKTCLENTDIATLSIYEFTDKEGYTTKFLKDKNGLFDLDGTRITEDKLKKDYA from the coding sequence CTGAAAAATGCGGATGTAAACAGTTTTGAGGTATTAAATTATTGCTTTGCAAAAGACCGTCATTTTGTATGGTGTCTGGGTGGGGAATTCCGGCCTTATGATATCGAAACTTTTGAAGTATGTGATGATGGTTTTAATAAAAATCTGATGCACCAGACCTTTTATTTTTCAGATGGAAGCTCAGCTGATGGTACGACACAAATTTCCTCAGGTTATGCAAAGGATAAATATCAGGTCTATTGTTATGACCATACAGGTAAAGTGAAAATACTGAAAGGTGCTGACCCCAAAACTTTTGTTTCCTGCAACAATGGAAAGTTTGCCAAAGATAGCCGGTATATTTATTATTATTTTCATCAGATTAAAAAAGCAGATCCCAAAACATGGAAATTACTGGATTTGGAAGAAGGTTATTCTTGTGATGCAAAGCATGCGTTCAGATTTAAAACTTGTTTGGAAAATACTGATATAGCGACATTATCTATTTATGAATTCACCGATAAAGAAGGTTATACAACAAAATTTTTAAAAGATAAAAATGGATTGTTTGATTTGGATGGAACAAGGATTACAGAAGATAAACTGAAAAAAGATTATGCCTGA
- a CDS encoding DUF4303 domain-containing protein, translating to MSKSNSKIKLSEEEALKIIVDLDQIVVSLDKIKSHFAEDSDFQKHDKTLSDYIINEKVNQTLAQIRGLISSKFSLSVGEDDMDDLERACSTNRYWTPENNEMDAVSVNPKNWHERNLPVLSSLIVNEFVFFHQLFSKKEQNMYAFALILDDDCLTAYSAVSTTESLKKIHKNKEWDAPEWCFCVSQGAVKEGVDTFTRQLLDRYRKDIVPLFQQGFDYAPERQKNLQLFTDAMRIAKQELVKKYGNVVEEMAFYISIPGEPIVEKNTALAINSEGNTKVKELLDSLYI from the coding sequence ATGAGTAAAAGCAATAGTAAAATAAAACTAAGCGAAGAAGAAGCTTTAAAAATAATTGTTGATCTCGACCAAATTGTCGTTTCACTCGATAAAATAAAAAGTCATTTTGCAGAAGACAGCGATTTTCAGAAACATGACAAAACACTTAGTGATTATATAATAAACGAAAAAGTAAATCAGACACTTGCACAAATCAGAGGTTTAATATCCTCTAAATTTTCATTGAGTGTTGGTGAGGATGATATGGATGATCTGGAAAGAGCTTGTAGCACCAATAGATATTGGACTCCTGAGAACAATGAAATGGATGCTGTTTCTGTAAATCCTAAAAATTGGCATGAAAGAAATCTGCCGGTTTTATCTAGTTTAATTGTAAACGAATTCGTTTTTTTTCATCAGCTTTTCAGTAAGAAAGAACAAAATATGTACGCCTTTGCTTTGATACTGGACGATGATTGCCTTACCGCTTATTCAGCCGTTTCTACAACCGAAAGCTTAAAAAAAATCCATAAAAATAAAGAATGGGATGCTCCTGAATGGTGTTTTTGTGTTAGCCAGGGCGCTGTAAAAGAAGGTGTAGACACTTTTACCAGGCAGCTTTTGGATCGCTATAGAAAGGATATTGTTCCATTATTTCAGCAAGGCTTTGACTATGCACCCGAACGGCAAAAAAATCTGCAGTTATTTACAGATGCTATGCGCATTGCCAAGCAGGAACTGGTGAAAAAATACGGAAATGTAGTAGAAGAAATGGCTTTTTATATAAGCATACCGGGAGAGCCAATTGTAGAAAAGAACACTGCACTGGCTATCAATAGTGAGGGCAATACGAAAGTAAAAGAACTATTGGATAGCTTATATATTTAG
- a CDS encoding DUF4303 domain-containing protein — MNLDFEKLAIEIEAATRKSFQEIVANHAAENIYAFALYSDEGAMTVCPATNTMDFLVTRPQDDLTYYTFEPAEWCYEGSRPGDGFSAISHQLYEAIEAIEEDQEDEYDDDNDEEFEEFQQTLYQTCFEVLLKLKKENFFRNLVGKDIFLMFSITDYEFDRNKLREMIILLNDNPYQQEYLDWMKTWRK; from the coding sequence ATGAATTTAGATTTTGAAAAATTAGCTATAGAGATTGAAGCGGCAACCCGAAAATCTTTTCAGGAAATAGTGGCTAATCATGCCGCTGAAAATATTTATGCTTTTGCATTATACAGCGACGAAGGTGCTATGACGGTTTGTCCGGCGACCAATACGATGGATTTCTTGGTCACCAGACCTCAAGACGACTTGACCTATTATACATTTGAGCCAGCAGAATGGTGCTATGAAGGTAGTAGACCTGGGGATGGATTCTCTGCAATATCTCATCAACTGTATGAAGCAATCGAAGCAATTGAAGAGGATCAGGAAGACGAATATGATGACGATAATGACGAGGAATTCGAAGAGTTTCAGCAAACCTTGTATCAAACCTGTTTTGAGGTTTTACTCAAATTAAAAAAAGAAAACTTTTTCAGAAATCTTGTTGGAAAAGACATTTTCTTAATGTTTTCCATCACTGATTATGAATTTGACCGAAATAAGCTGAGAGAGATGATTATTTTACTGAATGATAATCCGTATCAGCAGGAATATCTGGACTGGATGAAAACATGGCGCAAATAA
- a CDS encoding DUF7660 family protein — translation MNDTLNNFKVTDRQSFIKFLDLLRKDLLDDPENWENKTLPDFLEAFSAYTEDIQGYYNNMKLDINADKPDWSTFADIFKGAKIYE, via the coding sequence ATGAATGACACACTTAACAACTTTAAAGTTACAGATAGGCAAAGCTTCATTAAGTTTCTTGACTTATTACGAAAGGACCTCTTAGACGATCCTGAAAACTGGGAAAACAAAACATTGCCCGATTTTCTTGAAGCTTTCAGTGCATACACCGAAGACATTCAGGGGTATTACAACAATATGAAACTCGATATAAATGCTGACAAACCAGACTGGTCTACCTTTGCAGATATTTTTAAAGGTGCAAAAATTTACGAATAG
- a CDS encoding DUF4274 domain-containing protein yields the protein MNITNQQQDFINTHFHEGIQQSELDESIFRELKTSEELHYLATHHSWDNGVKVLQWIVESPICSEATALELFWLAQPQDFQQCKLDIALQDEYLNEVFTLLKTILKNYPDNFYKKTSRQFDPAPFYENELIIPDWIYQKTNGENSYVYYEEDDIEDWFDADWKNNIQRAESTIELFNIAWFMDEPEQASLILEHPLCDKGIAVLVFWRLYNECAMYTETNGKLKEIIHNILNNTYPEMLSYDPKTDEKVDYKKKKIVWEIPEIFRKPV from the coding sequence ATGAATATAACAAATCAGCAACAAGATTTTATTAACACCCATTTTCATGAAGGTATTCAGCAAAGTGAGTTAGACGAATCAATATTCAGAGAGTTAAAGACTTCGGAAGAATTACATTACCTCGCGACCCATCATAGTTGGGATAATGGTGTGAAAGTTTTACAATGGATTGTTGAAAGTCCTATTTGTAGTGAAGCGACTGCTCTGGAGTTATTCTGGCTGGCACAGCCGCAGGATTTTCAGCAATGTAAATTGGATATAGCGTTACAGGATGAATACCTGAACGAGGTGTTTACACTGCTGAAAACAATTTTAAAGAATTATCCTGATAACTTTTATAAAAAAACAAGTCGTCAGTTTGATCCGGCACCATTTTATGAAAATGAGCTCATTATTCCCGACTGGATTTATCAGAAAACCAATGGCGAAAACAGCTATGTATACTACGAAGAGGATGACATAGAAGATTGGTTTGATGCAGATTGGAAAAACAATATCCAGCGTGCAGAATCTACGATTGAATTATTCAATATAGCCTGGTTTATGGACGAACCAGAACAGGCATCGTTGATTTTAGAGCATCCGTTATGTGATAAAGGAATTGCAGTTCTGGTATTTTGGCGACTGTACAACGAATGCGCTATGTATACCGAAACAAACGGGAAGTTAAAAGAGATAATTCATAACATTCTGAATAATACTTATCCTGAGATGTTGAGCTATGATCCTAAAACGGATGAAAAAGTTGATTACAAGAAGAAAAAGATAGTCTGGGAAATACCAGAAATATTTAGAAAACCGGTTTAA
- a CDS encoding contact-dependent growth inhibition system immunity protein, with protein sequence MMDNFQVNFPLTYQLLGAWFSDIDYEDITYEKMIENYKKVTKRQDLDLLKLELPELKRELDKNTIDYKYISRLSNIYFENNDDVLKWLNEIFTYLEE encoded by the coding sequence ATGATGGATAACTTTCAAGTCAATTTTCCTTTGACATACCAATTACTTGGCGCTTGGTTTAGCGACATAGATTATGAAGATATTACATATGAAAAGATGATTGAAAACTATAAAAAGGTAACAAAGAGGCAAGATTTAGATTTATTAAAGTTAGAATTACCAGAATTAAAAAGGGAACTAGATAAAAATACTATTGATTATAAATACATATCTCGGCTTTCAAATATTTATTTTGAAAATAATGATGATGTATTGAAATGGCTGAATGAAATATTTACCTATCTGGAAGAATGA
- a CDS encoding tetratricopeptide repeat protein yields the protein MAHRIYLYNYDQKTNQSFDTYLGEWNYEIPLLLYPLIAEDIRVEGVEFFSNKEQGIVQLRYFFNLLADTYQLHYKKAYYEPVNKMFEFLEALPFDSFVLNATDVFNMSEEKHKTQAKEWLVEIQQKSKLYKKAVETQNLSLLDSLFSQYGYSSFLDILQTDWINYGLGYFEELAYKKIASSIFEEEGKFGLKDSKGTILAPAIYDDIFEADYYYGISVIQKDSLFGYLQSNGKELVPPVYEEAFDVFDFESEPLGEIKIKGKTGILKVHSNIWILPPDYDSTEVITYGFLCVETGGKYGVSNFAEMIIPVESDNPYEYDYFPELFFTKQKGTSKRRYYTKEGNYLGDFVEDSILKAGACFWVKPNKFDKKGKLIDRKGNSVIAEADKIMLLERFDCLAIYKDKNWKIYNTLKDQFLLENEQIIKVNGKPDIEYKHNVFTLETHKGLGLFDADNDMWLIAPHSDIKQIHYLEHGFLSVQKKDGYQLYDFENGLSDKSYDYISNPLNYRTEEGMLFLYLGEKMFRMNEDKSIQLVEIPEYGPIYLDRYSLRGKDLEYFISFYNRWKDLAGSNPEQFMDVETIKKMAFDAREDQNYKEALRLFELSAQKNDLDSWVEIGLLLTDPEIEELFNPQKGIAYYEKAAQQNHPVAWNNIGALYHNGRGYSFNIKKAINAYEKGAELGDGMALTNLGDLYYFGVHVKQDYNKALNFYQKAEKKYYYNYDKISEIYYQLSDYKNLLDYLKKDYDQSYSGIYYGILYEQGLGVKTNLKKAIKYFEQANAYSAYKYATQRLVYYYGESLEFKNEKKFQKWKSFAEQHDFEIN from the coding sequence ATGGCGCACCGTATTTATTTATACAACTACGATCAGAAAACAAATCAATCATTCGATACCTATTTGGGCGAATGGAACTATGAAATTCCTTTATTATTATACCCTCTCATTGCAGAAGATATCAGAGTAGAAGGTGTTGAATTTTTCTCTAACAAAGAGCAGGGAATTGTTCAACTGCGTTACTTTTTCAATCTACTGGCAGATACCTACCAGCTGCATTATAAAAAAGCTTACTACGAACCTGTTAACAAAATGTTTGAGTTTTTGGAAGCATTGCCTTTTGACTCCTTTGTACTGAATGCAACAGATGTATTCAATATGAGTGAAGAAAAACATAAAACACAGGCAAAGGAATGGTTGGTGGAGATTCAGCAGAAAAGTAAACTGTATAAAAAAGCAGTAGAAACTCAGAATCTTTCCTTGTTAGACTCTTTGTTTTCACAATACGGTTATTCGTCATTTCTCGATATTTTACAAACCGACTGGATCAATTACGGATTGGGATATTTTGAAGAGCTTGCTTACAAGAAAATAGCATCTTCTATATTCGAGGAAGAAGGGAAATTTGGATTGAAAGACTCAAAAGGTACCATTCTGGCTCCGGCTATTTATGATGATATTTTTGAAGCAGATTATTATTACGGTATATCGGTGATTCAGAAAGATAGTTTGTTTGGTTATCTGCAGAGTAACGGTAAAGAACTGGTTCCTCCGGTTTATGAAGAAGCCTTTGATGTTTTCGATTTTGAATCAGAGCCTTTGGGCGAAATAAAAATAAAAGGAAAGACAGGAATTCTAAAAGTCCATTCAAATATTTGGATACTTCCTCCTGATTATGACTCAACTGAAGTAATTACTTATGGATTTTTATGTGTGGAAACAGGTGGGAAATATGGAGTTTCTAATTTTGCAGAGATGATTATTCCTGTTGAAAGTGATAATCCTTATGAATATGATTATTTTCCGGAACTCTTTTTTACCAAACAAAAAGGAACCAGCAAGCGCAGATACTACACAAAGGAAGGCAATTATCTGGGAGACTTTGTAGAAGACAGTATCTTAAAGGCAGGTGCTTGCTTTTGGGTTAAACCGAATAAATTTGATAAAAAAGGGAAATTGATAGACAGAAAAGGCAATTCTGTAATAGCAGAAGCAGACAAAATAATGCTGTTAGAACGTTTTGATTGTCTGGCAATTTATAAAGATAAAAACTGGAAGATTTACAATACTTTAAAAGATCAGTTTCTGCTGGAAAATGAGCAGATTATTAAAGTAAACGGGAAACCGGATATCGAATATAAGCATAATGTTTTTACACTGGAGACCCATAAAGGTTTAGGTCTTTTTGATGCAGACAATGATATGTGGTTAATTGCTCCTCATTCTGATATTAAACAGATTCATTATCTGGAACATGGTTTTTTATCCGTTCAAAAAAAGGATGGCTATCAGCTCTATGATTTCGAAAATGGATTGTCAGATAAATCGTACGACTATATTTCCAATCCTTTGAATTACAGGACAGAAGAAGGAATGCTGTTTCTTTATCTGGGTGAGAAGATGTTTAGGATGAATGAAGATAAAAGTATTCAGTTGGTTGAGATTCCGGAATATGGACCTATTTATCTGGACCGGTATTCACTTCGGGGAAAAGATCTGGAATATTTTATTTCCTTTTATAACCGTTGGAAAGACCTTGCAGGCAGTAATCCTGAACAATTCATGGATGTAGAAACCATAAAAAAAATGGCTTTTGATGCAAGGGAAGATCAAAATTATAAGGAAGCGCTTCGCTTGTTTGAATTATCTGCTCAAAAAAATGATCTGGATAGTTGGGTAGAAATAGGCTTGCTACTCACTGATCCCGAAATTGAAGAATTATTTAATCCCCAAAAAGGAATAGCCTATTACGAAAAAGCAGCACAACAAAACCATCCTGTAGCCTGGAATAATATTGGAGCTTTATACCACAACGGTAGAGGTTATTCTTTTAACATTAAAAAAGCGATTAATGCCTACGAAAAAGGAGCGGAGCTTGGTGACGGAATGGCATTGACCAATTTGGGCGACTTATATTATTTTGGAGTACATGTAAAACAGGATTATAATAAAGCTTTGAATTTTTACCAAAAGGCCGAGAAGAAATACTACTATAATTATGATAAAATATCAGAAATCTATTATCAGTTAAGTGATTATAAAAACCTTCTGGACTATCTTAAGAAGGATTATGATCAATCATATTCCGGTATTTATTATGGTATTCTCTATGAACAAGGTTTGGGTGTAAAAACAAATCTGAAAAAGGCTATTAAATATTTCGAGCAGGCTAATGCTTACAGTGCTTACAAATATGCTACACAACGTTTGGTTTATTATTATGGTGAAAGTCTGGAATTTAAAAATGAAAAGAAATTTCAGAAATGGAAATCTTTCGCTGAACAACATGATTTCGAAATTAATTAG
- a CDS encoding tetratricopeptide repeat-containing sensor histidine kinase: MYRLLFIFILFICPFFAQGQEVLSKLEKEYNNALDNTIEQLNIAPKFAKALFLQNYKDKSYQILKNNIPIAAKQTDGKYATILYAVQAMNYRLDNKQAESLKSLDMANMYSLKTSSNEAKGYLQYAKGWILARNNKTTDAVAAYLKAISYYENSPTTSTLYGRFATVVKELSAVYSDLNEYQLEEKYSKQFLLLASKQNDPNLIFDAYMRMGYVYEQKYAQNLSDLDLRNKAEHYYLLAITTFNKRKDAMLNKSNLSYAAINLANLYIDFDREKAMQYAQLANKISLETGNAIHIASSFGILAELAIKNKDYNLAKSYFLKASMEIGKSPVRDHNIELSILESLSRISEEQGNYKEALVYYKSYVDKYKSVYDQEKLDITKRLESQFEKERQEQKYIKLQLESDKKAQQIKLINILRAQREQVYNNLKLTEENQRERLKFSELESEKRAQQLRLAKLETEQKNNDIKNYKELLAFKEKINTYYFVFIVIFVVLIILLLYAYKQRVKSMKQRDQLHALAMEKEKQNSKISTLTALLEGQEQERGRLARDLHDGLGGLLSGTKLQLSYLDPHQSETIEDGISKSIKQIDGAVEELRRVAHNLMPDLLVKYGLEVAIQEFASRISNSALDIHTEFINYRNSLSEEKQLIIYRIIQELVNNAIKHADASEIIIQISQEESVLNLTVEDNGKGFDQKVLNVKKTAGFHNIESRVQFLKGTMSIISELNIGTSIELQIPIH; the protein is encoded by the coding sequence ATGTACAGGTTATTATTTATATTCATTTTATTTATTTGTCCGTTTTTTGCTCAGGGACAAGAAGTTTTGAGCAAATTAGAAAAGGAATATAATAACGCTTTAGACAATACAATCGAGCAGTTAAATATAGCCCCAAAATTTGCAAAAGCATTATTCCTTCAAAATTATAAAGATAAATCCTACCAGATTTTAAAAAACAATATTCCCATCGCTGCAAAGCAGACTGATGGGAAATACGCTACCATTTTATATGCTGTTCAGGCTATGAATTACCGGTTGGACAATAAACAAGCTGAGTCTTTAAAAAGCTTGGATATGGCCAATATGTACAGCTTAAAAACAAGTAGTAATGAAGCAAAAGGTTATCTGCAATATGCCAAAGGTTGGATTTTGGCACGTAATAATAAAACAACAGATGCGGTTGCTGCTTACCTGAAAGCAATTAGTTACTACGAAAACTCACCAACGACCTCCACGTTATACGGAAGGTTTGCTACTGTAGTAAAAGAGCTGTCTGCTGTTTATTCTGACCTCAACGAATACCAGTTGGAAGAAAAATACAGTAAGCAGTTTTTGTTGCTGGCTTCTAAACAGAACGATCCTAATCTGATCTTCGACGCCTATATGCGAATGGGCTATGTATATGAGCAAAAATATGCTCAGAATTTGTCAGATCTGGATTTGAGAAATAAAGCAGAACATTATTATTTGTTGGCTATTACAACTTTTAACAAAAGAAAAGATGCCATGCTCAACAAGAGCAATCTTTCTTATGCTGCCATTAATTTAGCCAATTTGTATATTGATTTTGACAGAGAAAAGGCGATGCAATATGCTCAATTAGCCAATAAAATAAGTCTCGAAACTGGTAACGCTATTCATATAGCCTCTTCATTCGGAATTTTGGCAGAGCTGGCGATTAAAAATAAAGATTATAATCTTGCAAAATCTTACTTTCTGAAAGCTTCCATGGAAATAGGAAAGAGTCCGGTCAGAGATCATAATATAGAATTATCTATTCTGGAATCTCTGTCCCGAATTAGTGAAGAACAAGGTAATTATAAAGAAGCGCTTGTTTATTACAAAAGTTATGTTGATAAATACAAAAGTGTTTATGATCAGGAAAAACTGGACATTACCAAAAGATTAGAATCACAGTTTGAGAAAGAACGACAAGAACAAAAGTATATAAAGTTGCAACTGGAAAGCGATAAAAAAGCACAACAAATTAAGTTGATAAATATACTTCGTGCACAACGCGAACAGGTCTATAACAATCTAAAGCTAACAGAAGAAAATCAGCGCGAACGATTAAAATTTTCTGAACTTGAATCCGAAAAAAGAGCGCAGCAGCTTCGTCTGGCAAAGTTAGAAACCGAACAGAAGAATAATGACATTAAGAACTATAAAGAACTGCTGGCATTCAAGGAAAAAATCAATACCTATTACTTTGTTTTTATTGTCATTTTCGTTGTGTTGATTATTCTATTGCTTTATGCCTATAAACAGCGTGTAAAGTCCATGAAGCAAAGAGATCAATTACATGCTTTGGCTATGGAAAAAGAGAAGCAGAATTCTAAAATATCTACACTTACAGCATTGTTGGAAGGTCAGGAGCAGGAGCGTGGCCGCTTAGCCAGGGATCTTCATGACGGATTAGGAGGCTTGCTCTCCGGAACCAAACTTCAGCTGTCTTATTTAGATCCTCATCAATCCGAAACTATAGAAGACGGAATTTCAAAGTCGATTAAGCAAATTGATGGTGCTGTAGAAGAGCTAAGACGTGTAGCGCACAATTTGATGCCCGATTTATTAGTCAAATACGGTTTGGAGGTAGCTATCCAGGAGTTCGCTTCCCGCATCTCCAATAGTGCTTTAGATATCCATACCGAATTTATCAATTACCGCAATTCTTTATCTGAAGAAAAGCAATTGATAATCTACAGGATTATTCAGGAATTGGTAAACAATGCCATAAAGCATGCCGATGCTTCCGAAATTATTATCCAGATAAGTCAGGAAGAAAGTGTACTCAACCTTACAGTAGAAGATAATGGTAAAGGTTTTGACCAAAAAGTCTTAAACGTAAAAAAAACAGCGGGCTTTCACAATATAGAATCAAGAGTCCAGTTTTTAAAAGGGACGATGAGCATCATCTCCGAATTAAATATTGGCACCAGTATAGAACTTCAAATACCTATTCATTAA
- a CDS encoding response regulator transcription factor, with translation MIKVAITDDHPLLLEGLKNILGNSDTIDVVDCFRNVSEMNAGLAKQAIDILLLDINLVDTNSIELIKPLKKKYGNLQIIILSVHNELPVINSTLSEGALGYIQKNASVSEILEGISTVYAGKQFLCSQTNSVLEKKSLDGLNQVPKLTRREKEILAEAAKGLTTNQMAEKLFISPHTVESHRKNLIEKFQTSNLSSAIKLAIEYGLIIA, from the coding sequence ATGATAAAAGTAGCTATAACAGACGATCATCCACTTCTATTAGAAGGATTGAAAAATATTTTGGGAAATAGCGATACAATAGATGTTGTGGATTGCTTCAGAAACGTTTCTGAAATGAATGCTGGTCTTGCGAAACAAGCTATCGATATATTATTGCTGGACATCAATCTGGTAGATACCAATAGTATCGAACTCATAAAGCCACTAAAGAAAAAGTACGGGAATCTCCAGATTATTATACTGAGTGTTCACAACGAACTACCTGTAATTAACAGTACTTTGTCTGAAGGGGCATTAGGATACATCCAGAAAAATGCTTCGGTTTCCGAAATTCTGGAAGGTATTAGTACTGTATATGCCGGGAAACAATTTTTATGTTCTCAAACCAATTCTGTTTTGGAAAAGAAATCGTTGGATGGGCTAAATCAGGTTCCGAAACTAACGAGAAGAGAAAAAGAAATTTTAGCTGAAGCCGCAAAAGGGCTTACAACCAATCAAATGGCAGAAAAGCTTTTCATCAGTCCACACACCGTAGAAAGTCACCGAAAAAATCTTATTGAAAAATTTCAAACGTCCAATCTTAGTTCAGCTATTAAACTTGCTATAGAATACGGATTGATTATAGCGTAA
- a CDS encoding resolvase, protein MKTEVTQKAVTFADFKKIKGVDNVQNVPFQLFTKLDSVQFYVSPDKNAARLKKANNKLDNYYGFEEFDDFYSIHFSIDNNISNSIEAFVLKSEFKAAFELTLKGVNLYEIRSSTFKESDDFKNKSFNKYGTIDEVPEQEFKTASKKRIDEALVKNPHITLKDNNWIYTENGKQEIITQHKDISTETGPLANEYIGRSSALNMEVFKENSNEVTDPYYSFFNIKNAVMFDLATSGYPQILPVKNWVSFVSSNNDVGSNFVISKYFPQTKKQDNLLYVNFTNFKIGDEKKAFWAENDTFYAEVYPLNSASAKGKKQKAAYIKIRLKSNLF, encoded by the coding sequence ATGAAAACTGAAGTTACACAAAAAGCTGTAACATTTGCTGATTTTAAAAAGATAAAAGGCGTAGATAATGTGCAGAATGTACCATTTCAGCTATTTACCAAGCTGGATTCTGTGCAGTTTTATGTGTCTCCAGATAAAAATGCTGCTCGCCTTAAAAAGGCTAACAATAAACTCGATAATTATTATGGGTTTGAAGAATTTGATGATTTCTACTCTATTCACTTCAGTATTGATAATAATATTTCTAACAGCATTGAAGCTTTTGTCTTAAAGTCGGAATTTAAAGCAGCATTTGAACTGACTTTAAAAGGTGTAAATCTTTATGAAATAAGAAGCAGTACGTTTAAAGAATCTGATGACTTTAAAAATAAGTCTTTTAATAAATATGGTACAATTGATGAAGTGCCAGAACAGGAATTTAAAACAGCATCAAAAAAGCGAATTGATGAAGCATTGGTGAAAAATCCACACATAACACTGAAAGACAACAACTGGATATATACTGAAAATGGCAAACAAGAAATCATTACACAGCATAAAGATATATCTACAGAGACCGGACCTCTTGCTAATGAATATATAGGACGATCATCAGCCTTAAACATGGAAGTTTTTAAAGAAAATTCTAACGAAGTTACAGATCCTTACTATTCTTTTTTCAATATAAAAAATGCAGTGATGTTTGATTTAGCTACAAGTGGCTATCCACAAATTCTTCCTGTTAAGAACTGGGTATCCTTTGTCTCATCCAATAATGATGTAGGAAGCAATTTTGTGATCAGCAAATACTTTCCACAAACAAAAAAACAGGACAATCTTTTATATGTGAATTTCACCAACTTCAAAATAGGTGACGAAAAAAAGGCGTTTTGGGCAGAAAATGATACTTTCTATGCTGAAGTCTATCCACTAAATTCGGCATCGGCTAAAGGTAAAAAGCAGAAAGCAGCTTATATAAAAATTCGATTAAAGTCAAATTTATTTTAG